The genomic segment AAAATATTGAACTCACCTTGAACACGCACTATAACGTGTTCAATATTCCGTGTTTCACCCTGAAATATAAAATTACAACAGGCATGGAAAAGTAAAAGAGGAAGAAATTAAGTGTAGACCTGTAAGCCTCTATAACTAAGAGTCATTATAATCATTAATTATCATTAGTCAAAGCTCATTTAGTACTCACAGCTCACCAGAATTTCGTGGTACGTGGTATCCTCTGTTTTGGAGATATGAAGATGgaagttaaatatatataattaaaacaaGTTATTTAGCAAAAACAATCACCCAAGGCCCTGAAATCTGTTAGATCACCATTCACCCAGTACTGTAAATGTCACAATATAATCATTGCATTTCCATGAAGCTTCATAATATCTAAGCATTTCTCACCCATCTCATGGTATGTCTCAATCTCAACACCTGATTAGAAGATGTTATAACCGTTAAAACAATTCATTATTTTCACTCAAGGCGTGGCATATTATTTCAGTCATGACCATTATCTAAGCATTTCTCACCCAAATGTTGGTACGTTGAATCATTTGTTTGGGAGATTAGAAAATTAAATATCTTATTTTCTTATTAAAGCAATGTATttaaataacctttttttttattcatgatgcaaaaaatattttatttatttatttccatttACCCAGTATTGCAAATGTAAGAATGAAAAAACATACCTATTTTTAATTTACATCATAAGCAGTACATTTCAATGCAGCATCATATTATCTTAACATTTCTCACCCAGATCCTGGTACTCCTCCCCACCTGTTTGGGGGATAAgattaaaattagattttaaaataAGAAATATAGACTCCTGTTTTAACGCAAGGCACTGAAACTAATTTCATGAGGATTTACTTAGTATCTGCATGGTCAGTATTTTAAAACACACTTACGTTTAATTTAAAGCATAGTTAATGCAGCTAACCATTATccaaacaaacaaatatattaTCTTACCGGCCACACTGGCATAGGCAAATTCATCACTGAGAAATAAACAAGATACAGATTATTATAAATTGGTAGTTGTTGTTAGATTGTCATATTCCATTAAATATGAATCTTATTCATATACACCTTTATATAGAAGCAGCACACTTTACATTATTGTTTTTGTACTTAAGTAATCTAACACCTTTGTGTTTCCCCATTGCTTCATTGCCGTAGAAATACAGAATGTAGTCTGTGACATTTATATTCAAAGAAACTAATACAAatagatacaaatattttttttgatataataaagtaaaatgtaaaggAAAATTGGTTTTCCAACCTGGATTCTTCCTCCACGTTTGACGTTCCGTCTAAGACAAAGAAATATCCCagaatgtaaaataaatgttcattAATAGAACAATAGTTTTATCGGAAAGCTTAAAAAACATACCGTCACCCTCCCCTGTCATTGGCACATCGTTCTCCTCCTGTTGTTGTGTTCTGGAGGAAATATACATGTGAACCGTTCAATCATTATACATTATCATGCTAAACAAACTAgctatgaaatgtaatgaaaactaTACGCTTACCTTCCACAATAACATTGTAAAGCTCCTGtcagaaaataaatgtaacattATTGGTTAAACTCAAGCTAACTATCATAACAATGATATCAGAACTGCTCCAGATAGTTCATTCAATCCAGATACGGAATGTATTAGTTTGATAAACATTATTCTATATGAATTAGACCTGTATATCCAGAGTAATGTCCATGTTAAATGGCCTGACCTTGTTTAATGAACKGCCACCYTATGCCCACTATCAGTGATGAGATCAGAAGAAAACAGGCGCACAACACGAGTGTGATTAAGTGACTCCAGGACACTGGAAAGCAGAACAGYCATGTCGTTATACATCTKATTTCTATAGTAACAACGTACTGCAACCATGAACCATCAACAATGACTTTCTAATAACACAACTAGTTACGTATGAAGTGACTCTATTATTTAAATATAGAAGTATTTAGAGAAACACCATACATTCTTACCATCAACCTGTAGAAATACTGCATTATTTCCATATAATGTTCTGTCTTTATCWTTGAGGYMTTTTGATTGCAGATCAAMCACACAACTGTAGTTACCTGCGTCATTCTTATTAAAACTTTTAATCGTAAAYGTTACCTCCGTGCGCTTTACATCAAACACCTGGATCTGAACAACAGAGCCATACTTGCAGAGGTAAGCGTGAATTAAGTCACTGGTATTTTTTGTTTGAAAACTTGGSTCTGAGATTGTACACTTAAACTCCACACCKTCTCCCTTTCTCACAGTTCTTGAGCCTGCAAGTGATATGTCTSCAGGGAGTATACGGTCTGTATGAGCAGGAAMAGACAGGAATCATGTAAGGTGTAAAATATTGCAGTCACATTGAAATATACATGTATCAAAAACATTGAAAAGGATAGTAtatccatatacactgagtgtacaaaacattaaggacacctgctctttgcatgacatagactgaccaggtgaatccaggtgaaagctatgatcccttattgatgtcacttgttatatccacttcaatccgtgtagatgaaggggtggagacaggttaaataagtattttcaagccttgagaaaattcagacatagattgtgtatgtgtgccattcagagggtgaatgggccagacaaaatatttaagtgcctttgaaaggggtatggttgTAGGcgtcaggcacaccggtttgagtgtgccaagaactgcaacactgctggggtttttcacgttcaacagtttgtgtatcaagaatggtccaccacccaaaga from the Salvelinus sp. IW2-2015 unplaced genomic scaffold, ASM291031v2 Un_scaffold10110, whole genome shotgun sequence genome contains:
- the LOC112079892 gene encoding uncharacterized protein, with the translated sequence MEGSDLVVKCSTHGRKEDKVAYVYLCINGVVVQHKRTIQEDTLFIMKSVTGQQTGNYSCVFSKTQFPLSEVQGKGDNFLSIQVMDRILPXDISLAGSRTVRKGXGVEFKCTISXPSFQTKNTSDLIHAYLCKYGSVVQIQVFDVKRTEVTFTIKSFNKNDAGNYSCVXDLQSKXLXDKDRTLYGNNAVFLQVDVSWSHLITLVLCACFLLISSLIVGIXWXFIKQGALQCYCGRTQQQEENDVPMTGEGDDGTSNVEEESSDEFAYASVAGGEEYQDLGEKC